TCCGGTGCTCAGGGGGCCAGGACTGATGGCAGCCATGGGGAGACCTGAGTCGGGTAGAGTGAAAAGGCGGGTGACCGGTGCGGCACTGGTGCCTTTCCGTGCCTTGCTTGATTGTCCGGCCACCACTGCGAAAAGGCGAGGGTCATGCCGGGAGTCGCCGATGAGGATATGCGGCCTTGTGGCAGGGTCTGGGCCTCCTGCTTCACACGCGAACCTTACCAGGAAGGTTGCAAGAACCGCCGCCGGGTCGGCTTCGCTGTTGGCCGTGGCCAAGTCAACGAACTCGCCTGCAAGACCGGGAAGGGCAGCACGGTCAAGGACAGGCCAAGGCTTGAGGGCTGACGGCTCCCATCTTTCCAGGGAGGGGTCGCTAGCGGGGACGTAGTCACCAACGAGAGCGCGGTTCGGGACCGCCTGCAGGGCGGGTGCCACTGTGCCGATGGCGTTAGGCATGGTTCACCCCCTGGCCGGACGCGAGACGTTCGACAAGAGCATCAATCTGACTCTCCGGCCAAGCAACAGCACGGACCCCAATTTTAACGGGACGAGGGAACACTCCGAGTCGGACGAGTTCAAGGAATCGGCTACGTTTGTATCCGACTCGGTTGAGGACTTCTGGAAGACGGCAAAGGCGGTCTTTGGTATGGGAAACAATTTCCACAGAACTCATTCTCCTTTAAGGATATAAGAGTTTGCCACCCTCATGGGGCGGAACGGTCCAGTGGATGCCAAAAAATGATGTCCGGGCATAGCAAGCCAATTTTTCTAAAAGTGGATTGCAAGCCGAGGGGAGAGGGGGTGGGGGCTACTTAAGCTACTTTAAGGTCAACACTCTGACTGAATTGATGCAGAGCGCTGTTCTGTTGTATAATTTGCTGAATGTTTGATGCCCTGAAACTCCATACCGCTTGTTGACTCCAGGTGAAACAGATTTGATGGTCTCTATAGCTTCAGCCAAGAAGCCAGTATTTTTTGCAGGAGGATGCACGCCCCATTTTGATTCAACGTAATCCCAAATCCAGATGCCAACTGCCCTTGGAATATTGTCAATTTCAAATGAGACGTCTTCCATTGAAGAAATTCTTCTGCGTTCTAAGGCAAATATATCACCTGGGTCACTGAAATTCATTTGTTGGTGCTCAACGACTTCTTCAGAGCCATGATACTTTTCATATTGTTCTGCTATTGACTGGATCAAAGCTTTTAGAGACACGGAGAAGTCAATTTTTGCAAGGCATTGCCCTTTTTTTAGCTTATGTCCCTTAGGAATTCTGAGGTCTTCATCCTTTCCGTTGTACGATAAAATCGTTACATTGTTGTCGAGAAACAAAGGGTTGTCTGGGTATTGTATTTTGGATGTTCCTTCAATTACTCCCAGCATGTCAATTTTTTCTTC
This genomic stretch from Fundidesulfovibrio soli harbors:
- a CDS encoding helix-turn-helix transcriptional regulator, with product MSSVEIVSHTKDRLCRLPEVLNRVGYKRSRFLELVRLGVFPRPVKIGVRAVAWPESQIDALVERLASGQGVNHA